The DNA window GCAGAGAACAAGAAGGCCATCATCAACGGGAATCCCTCAGTCGAGCCGGGTTATTTGAACGATCCCTCAAAGTTCAGCACCTTGCGCTCTGCTCTCGCTGTACCGCTTGAAGGGCTGAGCGGCGTCATCGGAGTGCTCACGCTTTACAACGCCGAGAAGGATGCTTTTACTTCCGATCACTTGCGCATCCTCCTGGCCATAAGTTCCAAAGTCGCGCTTTCCATTGAGAACGCGATGAAGTACCAGCAGGCAGAAAGTTCAGCCACCATTGACTACCTGACTGAACTGCCCAACGCCCGCTCACTCTTTCTGCATCTGGATCGCGAACTGGCGCGCTGCAAGCGGACCAATTCAGCGGTCAGCGTGATCGTCTGCGACCTGGATGGGTTCAAGCAGATCAATGACCGCTTTGGCCACCTGGAAGGAAACCGCGTGCTGCGGGTTTTTTCCCAGAGGCTAAAAGACGCCTGTCGCGAATATGACTACGTGGCGCGCATGGGCGGAGACGAGTTCGTGATTGTGGCTCCTGGCCTGAAACCGGACGCGGCACAGCAGAAAGTGGACCAGGCAATTGAAATTGCAACTCTCGCCGGACGCGAAGTTTGCGGCGAACAGTTGATCTCGCTGAGCGCCGGCATGGCTGTGTATCCGGACGACGGCGAAGACGCTGAGGAGTTGTTGGCCGAAGCCGACCGCCGCATGTACATCATGAAGCAGCAGCATCATCAGCAGAGAAGCGCTGCCGCCGCTGCGGGTGCAAGCAACACTTCACGTCCTGTGAATTGAAGGCCAAAAAAAAACATGGTGCAGCGGCTTATCAAACATATCGCAACCATCCTGCTGACCGCCGTTCTAGGCGGCATGCTGGGAGCCACCTTAGTGCGCTTTTCCCCTGGGGCAGGCGTTGATGAGCGTGAGTTCGACCCTCGTCTAAGTGCGGAGAGCGTTGCCGCCCTGCGCCAGCAGCTTCGGACCGAAAATAATTTGCCGAATTTCTATCGCCATTACTTCGCAGGTCTCCTGCACGGCGACTTGGGCTTTTCACGAACTCTCAACCGTCCGGCCGCCCAGTTGATCGCAACCCGCTTCCCGGTCACGCTGCGCCAAGTCTCAATCGGGTTGCTGGTGGGATGGACGATTGCGATGCTGCTCGTGGTCCCAGCGGTCATGCTGCACTCGTGGCAATTTAATCTGCTTGCCGGTGGCCTCACCTCCACATTGCTTGCGGTCCCCGCAGCGGTGCTGGCGCTCATGTTCGTCTTTCTTCGGGCGCCTCCCAGTCTGGCGCTTGCGCTGGTGGTTGTTCCCAAGATTTTCGGCTATTCGCGCAATGTGATGTTGCGCAGTTATGAGCTTCCTCACGTACTGGCGGCCCGCTGCAAAGGACTGGGCGAAGTGCGCGTGTTTCTGTGGCATGTGCTGCCGGTTAGTGCTCCGCAGATGCTGGCTCTGGTGGCGATATCTGTGACTCTGGCTATCGGCGCAGCGATTCCGGTAGAAGCCCTGTGCGATCTGCCGGGCATCGGCCAGCTTGCCTGGCAAGCCGCCTTGGGCCGTGACCTGGTGCTGCTGGTCAATCTCACGACGCTGGTCACTTTGATTACGGTCACCATAAATTCGGCTTCTGACCTGCTCGGCCGCTCAATGTGGCGAGGCGCAGCGTGAACACCGGGCGCTGGATTGCAATTTGCCTGCTGGGCCTGGTACTGACTGCTTCCCTTTTGGCAAACTTCATTGCTCCTGCCTCCTACGCCGAGCAATTTCGCGATCTGCCTGGAGCGTCACCTTCGGCAAGGCATTGGCTCGGAACTGATGACCTCGGCCGTGACCGGTTCTCGCGCCTTCTGTATGGAACCAGGATTTCTCTTCTGTTGGCGCCCGCGGCGGCGCTGGTTTCGACGCTGCTTGCCGGCGTGATTGGCGGCCTGGCCGGCTATCTGGGCGGAGGTTTTGAGGGTACGGCGATGTGGGTGACGGATTTGTTCCTATCGCTGCCCTGGTTGTTCCTGTTGGTCGCGGTGCGGGCGATGTTACCGCTGAATGTGTCGCCCCTTGCGTCAGTAATAATTACCTTCGCACTGCTGGGCATTCTCGGATGGGCCGCCGCGGCGCGCGTCGTTTGCGCGGGCAGCCGTACCTTGCGCAACTCGGATTTTGTCCTTCAGGCCCGCGCCTCGGGTGTCAGCGGTCCACGGGTATTTGCAGTCCACATTTTCCCCAACCTCGCGCCCGTGCTGTTGGCGCAATTCTGGATTTCGATTCCCGTATTCATTCTCACCGAAGCCAACCTCGGAGTCCTGGGACTGGGTGTTGCCGAGCCCCTGCCCTCCTGGGGAAGTCTGCTGCGGGAGATTGAAGGTTACTCCGCCGCTTCCCAGCCTTGGTTGTTTGTACCGCTGCTTCTTCTGGTCGCGGTAGTCACCTGTTTTCAGGTCGCACTTTCGAGTAAGGAACTGCCCTCATGAAGAAAAGTATTCTGCACGCTCTAGTGCTCTGCGGTTTGCTGTTTGCAAGCTGCACCGCGTGGTCACAATACGGAGGCGAGCTCAGATTCTGCGTGCGCGCCGAACCCAAAACTTTTGATCCGCTCCTGGTGGATGACGACCCATCAGACACCGTGCGCTATCTCACCGCCGGTGTGCTGGTCCGCACCAACCGGGTGACCCAACAACTTGAACCGCAGCTGGCGCTCTCCTGGAAGGTCTCCGAGAACGGACAGCGCATCACCTTCAAGTTACGCAGAGATTTGTACTTCTCGGACGGTTCTCCTTTTTCCGCGACCGATGTGGCCTACACCGTGCGCCGGCTCATGGATCCCAACCTGCACTCTTCTACCGCCGATCCGTTCCGCTCAGGACCTGGGGATGTTGATGTCCGCATCTTGGCGTCGGATCGTGTCGCCATCAGATTCCCTGCACCGGTGGCGGGATTGGATCGCTTGTTCGATCAAGTGCCCATTATGTCTTCCACCTCGCCGAAGAAGGAGATGGCAGTACTGGGGCCTTTCAACATCGCCGATTACAAACCGGGCGAGTACGTCCTTCTCAAGCGCAATCCAAATTATTGGAAGCATGACGCTGCCGGACGACGCTTGCCGTACCTGGATTCTGTCCGAATTGAGGTTGAACAAAACCGCGACCTGGAGATGCTCCACTTTGTGCGCGGCGAAGTTGACTTGATCAACTCGCTCGATCCCGAATATTTCTCCAGGCTTTCCTCTCAAGCCGAGTCCACCGCGCATGATGCAGGAGTCTCGCTGGATCCCGAAATGATGTGGCTCAACCAGGTTCCTACGGCTCCGATTCCTGCTTACAAGAAGGCCTGGTTCG is part of the Terriglobales bacterium genome and encodes:
- a CDS encoding ABC transporter permease, with translation MNTGRWIAICLLGLVLTASLLANFIAPASYAEQFRDLPGASPSARHWLGTDDLGRDRFSRLLYGTRISLLLAPAAALVSTLLAGVIGGLAGYLGGGFEGTAMWVTDLFLSLPWLFLLVAVRAMLPLNVSPLASVIITFALLGILGWAAAARVVCAGSRTLRNSDFVLQARASGVSGPRVFAVHIFPNLAPVLLAQFWISIPVFILTEANLGVLGLGVAEPLPSWGSLLREIEGYSAASQPWLFVPLLLLVAVVTCFQVALSSKELPS
- a CDS encoding ABC transporter substrate-binding protein produces the protein MKKSILHALVLCGLLFASCTAWSQYGGELRFCVRAEPKTFDPLLVDDDPSDTVRYLTAGVLVRTNRVTQQLEPQLALSWKVSENGQRITFKLRRDLYFSDGSPFSATDVAYTVRRLMDPNLHSSTADPFRSGPGDVDVRILASDRVAIRFPAPVAGLDRLFDQVPIMSSTSPKKEMAVLGPFNIADYKPGEYVLLKRNPNYWKHDAAGRRLPYLDSVRIEVEQNRDLEMLHFVRGEVDLINSLDPEYFSRLSSQAESTAHDAGVSLDPEMMWLNQVPTAPIPAYKKAWFASTMFRQALSKAINREDMARIVFRGHAHPAFGPISPANTFWFNSKLKAQAYDPQSAIRELAQDGFKLQDGTLKDRGGNAVEFSVITNAGNKYRAAMAAMMQQDLAKIGIRLNIVTLDFPSLMERISRTFDYEACLLGLVNTELDPNVQMNVWLSSAADHQWNPQQKNPATAWESEIDRLIRAQASTSDVRKRKQYFDRVQEIVREQNPFIYLLNKDALSGIASTVRNAQPSVLRPQTYWNIDELYLQSHADVARSR
- a CDS encoding ABC transporter permease; the encoded protein is MVQRLIKHIATILLTAVLGGMLGATLVRFSPGAGVDEREFDPRLSAESVAALRQQLRTENNLPNFYRHYFAGLLHGDLGFSRTLNRPAAQLIATRFPVTLRQVSIGLLVGWTIAMLLVVPAVMLHSWQFNLLAGGLTSTLLAVPAAVLALMFVFLRAPPSLALALVVVPKIFGYSRNVMLRSYELPHVLAARCKGLGEVRVFLWHVLPVSAPQMLALVAISVTLAIGAAIPVEALCDLPGIGQLAWQAALGRDLVLLVNLTTLVTLITVTINSASDLLGRSMWRGAA